A region of the Candidatus Methylomirabilota bacterium genome:
GGCGGTCTCGCCCCGTCCGATCCCCGCCGAGCAGTACCGCGGGCGGCTCCTTCGCCGCGCCGGGCCTCCCGGTGCCGAGGGCTCGATCGTCGAGATCAGCCCGGCAGACGCAGGCTGGTCGTACGTCGGGTTCTCGGCCCACCGGCTGGCGCCGGGCGCCGCGATCCGGCGGCCGGCAGCGGCCGAGGAGCGACTCATCCTCGTGCTCGAGGGCCGGGCCACAGTGCGGGTGGGGACGGAGGTCTTCGCCGACGTCGGGAGTCGCGACAGCGTCTTCGACGGCCCGCCGCCGCCGGTCATCCTCGCGGCGCCGGAGACCGAGCTCGAGATCGGCGCCGAGACGACGGCGCTGATCGGCCTCGCGACGGCGCCGGCCGGGCCCATCCGGCGGACCGCGCTGATCGAGGACACGGAGATCCTCGTCGAGTCGCGCGGCTCGGGCAACACGGCGCGGCGGATCCATCACCTGCTGCCCCCGGGGGCCGAGGCCGGCCGGCTGATCGCCTACGAGGTTTTCACGCCCGGCGGCAACTGGTCGAGCTATCCGCCGCACAAGCACGACACCGAGGACCCGCCCCGCGAGGCGTACCTGGAGGAGCTGTACTTCTACCGGTTCGCCCGACCGCAGGGGTACGCGCTCCAGCGGGTTTACACCGCCGACCGGGCGCTCGATGAGATCATGGCGCCGATGGACGGTGACCTCGTGCTCGTGCCGGCCGGCTACCACCCGGTCGGCTCGCCGGCAGGCTACGACTGCTATTACCTCAACGTGATGGCGGGTCCCAATCGGTCCTGGCACTTCACGGTCGATCCCGATCACACCTGGCTCATGGATTGGGATCCATCGGCCCCACAATCGAGATGAGCGCTCCGAGATGACGGCTCCACGATCCAGGCCCCGGGAGACGGTCCGATGACGATGACGATGGTCGACAGCCCACTCCTGCGCATGGTGCAGTCGAGCCCGACCGACTACTGGAACGATTCATGTGCGGTAGACGAGCTGCGGTACGCCATCGAGCGGGGTGCCGTGGGGGCAACGTCGAACCCGAGCATCGTTCTCGAGG
Encoded here:
- the iolB gene encoding 5-deoxy-glucuronate isomerase; protein product: AVSPRPIPAEQYRGRLLRRAGPPGAEGSIVEISPADAGWSYVGFSAHRLAPGAAIRRPAAAEERLILVLEGRATVRVGTEVFADVGSRDSVFDGPPPPVILAAPETELEIGAETTALIGLATAPAGPIRRTALIEDTEILVESRGSGNTARRIHHLLPPGAEAGRLIAYEVFTPGGNWSSYPPHKHDTEDPPREAYLEELYFYRFARPQGYALQRVYTADRALDEIMAPMDGDLVLVPAGYHPVGSPAGYDCYYLNVMAGPNRSWHFTVDPDHTWLMDWDPSAPQSR